One Clostridia bacterium DNA segment encodes these proteins:
- a CDS encoding glycosyl transferase has product MLLRRAWDKPGPLGELRDVPLDPERLKRHAADVAKSHGTEPRLNTARILLRRLDANYDRISAVYQYLHEKANTGRQMSPASEWILDNYYLIEEQAKAARQELNRERLIKLQVLDRGYLKGYPRIYGIALELLSHTDGRLEQKDITGFVAAYQEHRVLTQTEIWSLPLMLKAALLEYTRYLADKVYETEKKWDEAHRIARLPEEERMPAVKAVLQGAPANHHGAFVMELSRQLRSQEKEDPLENFLAQHFLDLGTTLDRVIEQEHYEQAARKVSIGNAIISLKTISLLDWETITASLNRVEQLLLHDPGQVYAGMDQASKAYYRHQISLLARKLRMPETRVARVAVGLAKQASGQDPRTTHVGYYLVGEGRGRLVAALRGQNPAAGGRQMSPAWYTGSIALVTGLLLVAVGRYAYAWAGGSWAAALVAVAVALLPAGDVAVFLVNRLACRLVKPAFLPKLSLAEGIPPAMATMVVIPSLLPSEEKVTELLERLETYYLANREDNLYCALAGDLKDAAEPSLPEDERIREAGLKGVERLNRLYGGGKEIFFYCQRERRLCPTQGRYTGWERKRGALVEFNRLLLGAGDTTYTTVSPGLEQLQGKIKYVITLDADTRLTMDAAKKLIGTMAHPLHQPAVDRERGTVVKGYGLIQPRIGIGIESAHQSVFTRLFAGSGGIDPYTTAVSDVYQDLFGEGIFTGKGIYDLQVFHQLLADAIPDGCVLSHDLLEGSYLRAGLATDIELIDGYPGNYGSFAARQHRWVRGDWQLLPWLGRRVKNRQGRVIPNPLSGLSKWKIFDNLRRSTVPVGQLVLILLGFGWLPGHPLFWLGLALLPYFISPLAGLVAGLFTLRPGRAWQDVQNAFLQGLVLTAFLPHQAWLAVDAVTRTLYRVLVSRKFLLEWVTAAEVEKSMRNDLPGYVRRMKAGIIFGVGILVLAAAARPAYLVYAVPLGVLWACSPWLGYQISRPLKPPRTVLAEEDIKLVRRLARRTWAYYEDFANEENNYLPPDNYQLDPPNGLAHRTSPTNIGFLLLSVAAARDFGYITTSDFVDRVSKTLSTIDKLETWRGHLFNWYHTKTLEPLRPFFISTVDSGNLAGYLLVTAKAVEEYLHKPLWGRELFQGLRDTYELAFPGRESLEPEFAGETGTPSPSHLLDRLLKLKEELPAGKPWQQKFHHQVDLFRQEVEKLLPNRETVELLWSAGQEAAVDEVAGALALLNAGAAPVELAQVYHRLLDLLPRLELEDREACAGELRRVLANTEGLIRQMEKTAGRLYELFAQMDFRPLYDDRHDLFAIGYDKEEERLTNSYYDLLASEARLTSYLAICKGEAPQKHWFKLGRALSEVEGRRGLVSWTGTMFEYLMPSLVMKHYPHTLLDQTYQTALLAQELYGEKRRVPWGTSESGYYAFDLQLNYQYKAFGVPDLGLKRGLIEDMVVSPYSTMLALPFIPHKALANLRRLLADGLEGEYGLYEAVDYTPERLPAGEKRKIVLSFMAHHQGMSLVAMDNLLHGQIMQRRFHAHPLVKSGEILLEEKVPARAIITKDYKEKVEPLEEQPKPAAQPVRTFELEPRRLLPRCHILSNGRYFLMMTDRGLGYSRREGVQLTRWRRDSLLGGYGFHVFLKCLQTNKVWSAAYEPLREEPDSYQVTFALDKITFTRVDDLLTTHTEIVVAPEDDVEIRRMTVANNSREDLVLEVTSYGELVLGDHLGDIAHPAFSSLFVKTEALPEEAILLASRRPRAQGQPSHWAFHTLVVEGEVLGQLQYETSRGNFLGRNRTVHNPQALEKPLGGSTGTVLDPIFSLRHRVRVPAEGAVTITWLFGYGENREQALALARKYRKGEMRLRAFEMAQSRSQIEANFLALTAERIALYQDLIPYFLFHNPLRVKHGHEIAQNRKGQPALWAYGISGDHPLVLVTVATREGIGPVREMLKAHEYWRMKGLTVDLVILNEDQSQYFQPLQELLQETVAVGYAKHWLDRPGGIFLRQARVMPGEDRQLLYAVAAVVIDAGKPLAAQLRLPQRELPPRKQFVKAALPYEKQEEPLDLQLWNGYGGFSLDGKEYVIRLREGTTTPAPWINVVANPGFGFQISESGAGFTWAENSRENKLTPWSNDPVSDPVGEAVYLRDDETGAQWSITPQPLRDDAPYTVHHGLGYTRFHHHSRGLDQEQIMFVPLRDPVKITLVRLTNRTPEQRQLSLYYYLRPVLGVTDEVTAPHIVTGYDEAEQVISVRNPYNTDFPQRIAFAAASEPIASYTGDRLEFIGPGGTLAAPEALTREHLSNRVGAGLDPCVAVQLPVHLQPGEQKEIVLLLGQAGTYEQVKEIVGRYRDVQAVQHALQEVRSYWETTLGVIQIRTPDPSMDLLMNCWLMYQNIACRLWARSGFYQCGGAYGYRDQLQDSLNAIYISPELTKRQLLLHAAHQFKEGDVLHWWHPGAGDRGVRTRFTDDRLWLPYVLLEYLERTGDYGILHLEAPYLEGDELPPGEDERYFTPRLSMETGTLYEHCLRAIEISLKFGRHGLPLIGSGDWNDGMSTVGNRGQGESVWLGWFIYYILKKFVPVCRRMEDEERARRYEEIAFKLGEALEREGWDGAWYRRAYFDDGTPLGSAVNSECSIDSLAQSWAVIAGNRRVERRETAMAAVEQNLVDRDLGLIKLFTPPFENGDLEPGYIKGYVAGVRENGGQYTHAAAWVIKAFAMLGQGDKAGELFHMINPINHARTPIECTVYKVEPYVVAADVYSVSPQAGRGGWTWYTGAAGWMYRVGLEDILGFRVQGDKLFLNPCVPRNWPGFEINYRYVNTCYHIVVENPHGVNGGVKEIILDGQPVTGGVPLVNDGKTHRVQVVLAGSRAPAGAGGKSKS; this is encoded by the coding sequence ATGCTGTTACGACGTGCCTGGGATAAGCCCGGGCCCTTAGGAGAGCTGAGAGACGTGCCGCTGGACCCGGAAAGGCTCAAGCGCCATGCGGCCGATGTGGCCAAATCCCACGGTACCGAACCCCGCCTCAACACTGCCAGGATCCTGTTAAGACGCTTGGACGCCAACTACGACAGGATTTCGGCGGTTTATCAATACCTGCATGAAAAAGCCAACACCGGCCGGCAGATGTCGCCGGCCTCGGAATGGATCTTGGATAATTATTACCTGATCGAGGAACAGGCAAAGGCAGCCAGGCAGGAATTGAACCGGGAAAGATTGATCAAACTGCAGGTCCTGGACCGGGGCTACCTGAAAGGCTACCCTCGCATCTATGGCATCGCCCTGGAACTGCTCAGCCACACCGACGGGCGGCTGGAACAAAAGGATATTACCGGTTTTGTGGCCGCCTACCAGGAGCACCGGGTATTGACCCAAACGGAAATATGGTCTTTGCCCTTAATGCTCAAGGCGGCTTTACTGGAATATACCAGGTATTTGGCCGATAAGGTGTATGAGACGGAAAAGAAATGGGATGAAGCCCACCGCATTGCCCGTTTGCCGGAAGAAGAACGCATGCCCGCCGTGAAAGCGGTGCTGCAGGGCGCCCCGGCGAACCATCACGGCGCTTTCGTGATGGAGCTCTCAAGGCAGCTCCGGAGCCAAGAGAAAGAGGACCCCTTGGAGAATTTCCTGGCCCAGCACTTCCTGGATTTAGGCACTACCCTGGACCGGGTCATTGAGCAAGAGCACTACGAACAAGCCGCCAGGAAAGTGTCCATAGGCAACGCCATTATCAGTTTAAAAACCATTTCCCTGTTGGACTGGGAGACCATCACCGCCTCCCTGAACCGGGTGGAGCAGCTTCTCCTCCATGATCCGGGTCAGGTTTATGCCGGCATGGACCAGGCCTCCAAGGCCTATTATCGCCATCAAATCAGCCTGCTGGCCCGGAAGTTACGGATGCCCGAGACCCGCGTCGCCCGGGTGGCCGTGGGTTTGGCCAAGCAAGCCTCCGGTCAAGATCCCCGGACCACCCATGTGGGGTACTACCTGGTTGGGGAAGGCCGGGGACGGCTGGTGGCCGCCCTGCGCGGCCAGAATCCGGCGGCCGGGGGGCGGCAGATGTCGCCGGCCTGGTATACCGGGAGCATTGCCCTCGTCACCGGCCTCCTCCTGGTGGCGGTGGGCCGGTATGCCTATGCCTGGGCCGGGGGAAGTTGGGCAGCGGCCCTGGTGGCGGTGGCGGTCGCCCTGCTGCCGGCCGGCGACGTGGCTGTTTTCCTGGTGAACCGGTTGGCCTGCCGCTTGGTGAAACCGGCCTTTCTCCCGAAACTGTCCCTGGCGGAGGGCATTCCCCCGGCAATGGCCACCATGGTGGTCATTCCCAGTTTATTGCCCAGTGAAGAAAAAGTGACGGAACTGCTGGAGCGGCTTGAAACTTACTACCTGGCCAACCGGGAGGACAACCTCTATTGCGCCCTGGCCGGGGATTTGAAGGATGCGGCGGAGCCCAGCTTGCCTGAAGACGAGAGGATCAGGGAAGCGGGGCTCAAAGGGGTGGAAAGGCTGAACCGGCTTTACGGCGGCGGGAAAGAGATTTTCTTTTACTGCCAGAGGGAACGGAGATTGTGTCCCACCCAAGGCCGCTATACGGGTTGGGAACGGAAAAGGGGAGCCCTGGTGGAATTTAACCGGCTCCTTTTAGGCGCCGGGGATACTACTTATACTACGGTCTCGCCCGGTTTGGAGCAATTACAAGGGAAAATCAAATATGTCATTACCCTGGACGCCGACACCCGCTTGACCATGGATGCGGCCAAGAAGCTCATCGGCACCATGGCTCACCCGCTGCATCAACCGGCAGTGGACCGGGAGCGGGGGACGGTGGTTAAGGGTTACGGCTTGATCCAGCCGAGAATCGGCATCGGCATCGAAAGCGCCCATCAATCGGTGTTCACGCGCCTCTTTGCCGGCAGCGGCGGCATCGATCCTTATACCACCGCCGTCTCCGATGTCTATCAAGACCTGTTCGGTGAAGGAATTTTTACCGGCAAGGGCATTTACGACCTGCAGGTGTTTCATCAACTGCTGGCTGATGCCATCCCGGACGGCTGCGTGTTAAGCCATGACTTGCTGGAAGGAAGCTATCTCAGAGCCGGCCTGGCGACGGATATTGAGCTCATCGACGGGTATCCGGGCAATTACGGCTCTTTCGCCGCCAGGCAGCACCGCTGGGTGCGGGGGGATTGGCAGCTCTTGCCCTGGCTGGGCAGGCGGGTGAAGAACCGGCAGGGCAGGGTGATTCCCAACCCCTTGTCCGGTTTATCTAAATGGAAGATCTTTGACAACCTGCGGCGGAGTACGGTGCCCGTCGGGCAGTTAGTCCTGATTTTGCTGGGTTTCGGCTGGCTGCCCGGGCATCCCCTGTTCTGGCTCGGCCTGGCGCTGCTGCCCTATTTCATCTCACCCCTGGCCGGGCTGGTGGCGGGACTGTTCACTCTTAGGCCCGGGCGGGCCTGGCAGGATGTGCAAAATGCTTTCCTGCAAGGCTTAGTTTTAACGGCTTTCCTGCCCCACCAGGCCTGGCTGGCGGTGGATGCCGTCACCAGGACTCTCTACCGGGTGCTGGTTTCCCGCAAGTTTTTGCTGGAATGGGTGACAGCGGCCGAGGTGGAAAAATCCATGCGGAATGACCTGCCGGGTTATGTGCGCCGCATGAAGGCCGGGATCATCTTTGGGGTGGGCATCTTGGTTTTAGCGGCTGCGGCCCGCCCGGCTTACTTGGTTTATGCCGTGCCCCTCGGAGTCCTCTGGGCCTGCTCGCCCTGGCTGGGGTATCAAATCAGCCGGCCCCTGAAGCCGCCGCGAACCGTTTTGGCAGAGGAAGACATCAAACTGGTTCGCCGGTTGGCCCGGCGTACCTGGGCTTATTACGAGGATTTTGCCAATGAAGAAAATAACTACTTGCCGCCGGACAATTACCAGTTGGACCCGCCCAACGGGTTGGCCCACCGCACTTCGCCCACCAACATCGGCTTCTTGCTGCTGTCGGTGGCGGCGGCCCGGGATTTTGGCTATATTACCACTTCCGATTTTGTGGACCGGGTAAGCAAGACCTTGTCCACCATCGATAAGCTGGAAACCTGGCGGGGCCACTTGTTCAACTGGTATCACACCAAAACCCTGGAACCCCTGCGCCCCTTTTTTATCTCCACGGTGGACAGCGGCAACCTGGCCGGGTACCTGCTGGTGACGGCCAAGGCCGTGGAGGAGTATCTCCATAAACCTCTCTGGGGGCGGGAACTGTTCCAAGGACTCCGGGATACTTATGAACTGGCCTTTCCGGGAAGGGAATCCTTGGAGCCGGAATTTGCCGGTGAAACCGGGACCCCGTCGCCCTCTCACCTCCTGGACCGGCTCTTGAAACTAAAGGAAGAACTTCCCGCCGGGAAGCCCTGGCAGCAGAAATTCCATCACCAGGTGGACCTGTTCCGGCAGGAAGTAGAGAAACTGCTGCCCAACAGGGAAACGGTGGAGCTCTTATGGTCCGCCGGGCAGGAAGCTGCCGTGGATGAAGTAGCCGGAGCTTTAGCCCTATTGAACGCAGGAGCCGCTCCGGTGGAACTGGCGCAGGTTTATCACAGGCTGCTTGATCTCTTGCCCCGGCTGGAGTTGGAAGACCGGGAAGCCTGCGCCGGGGAACTGCGCCGGGTCCTCGCCAACACGGAGGGCCTCATCCGCCAGATGGAGAAAACGGCGGGGAGGCTTTATGAACTTTTTGCCCAGATGGATTTTCGTCCCTTGTATGACGACCGTCATGACCTCTTCGCCATCGGCTATGACAAAGAGGAGGAAAGACTCACCAACTCCTACTATGACCTGCTGGCTTCCGAAGCCCGGCTTACCAGCTACCTGGCCATTTGCAAGGGAGAAGCGCCGCAAAAGCACTGGTTTAAACTGGGCAGAGCCTTATCCGAGGTGGAGGGTCGCCGGGGACTGGTCTCCTGGACCGGCACCATGTTTGAGTACTTGATGCCCAGCCTGGTGATGAAGCATTATCCCCATACCTTGCTGGACCAGACCTACCAGACAGCTCTGCTGGCGCAGGAACTCTACGGGGAGAAAAGGCGGGTGCCCTGGGGCACTTCCGAGTCCGGTTACTATGCTTTTGACCTGCAGCTGAATTACCAGTACAAGGCTTTCGGGGTACCGGATTTAGGGCTCAAAAGAGGACTCATTGAAGACATGGTGGTGTCCCCCTATTCCACCATGCTGGCCTTGCCTTTTATTCCCCACAAAGCCCTGGCCAACCTGAGGCGATTACTGGCCGACGGGTTGGAAGGGGAATATGGGCTTTACGAAGCCGTCGATTACACCCCGGAAAGGCTGCCTGCCGGCGAGAAGCGGAAAATCGTCCTGAGCTTCATGGCCCATCACCAGGGCATGAGTTTGGTGGCCATGGATAATCTCTTGCACGGGCAAATCATGCAGCGCCGTTTCCATGCCCATCCCCTGGTCAAAAGCGGCGAGATCCTCCTGGAAGAAAAGGTACCGGCCCGGGCCATTATCACCAAGGATTATAAAGAAAAAGTGGAGCCCCTGGAGGAACAGCCCAAACCGGCGGCGCAGCCGGTCCGCACCTTCGAGCTGGAACCGCGCCGGCTTTTGCCCCGCTGTCACATCCTATCCAACGGCCGTTACTTTTTAATGATGACGGACCGGGGTCTGGGCTACAGCCGGCGGGAAGGAGTGCAGCTGACCCGCTGGCGAAGGGACAGTCTTTTAGGCGGGTACGGGTTCCATGTCTTTCTCAAATGCCTGCAGACCAACAAGGTCTGGTCCGCCGCTTATGAACCCTTGCGGGAGGAACCGGACAGCTACCAGGTCACCTTTGCCCTGGATAAAATCACTTTCACCCGGGTCGATGACCTGCTGACCACCCACACGGAAATCGTGGTGGCTCCGGAAGATGATGTGGAGATCCGCCGGATGACCGTTGCCAATAACAGCCGGGAAGATCTGGTCTTGGAAGTGACCAGCTACGGGGAACTGGTTTTGGGTGACCACTTGGGGGATATAGCCCACCCGGCTTTTAGCAGCCTGTTCGTGAAGACGGAGGCGCTGCCGGAAGAAGCCATCCTTTTGGCTTCCCGCCGGCCGCGAGCTCAGGGGCAGCCCTCCCACTGGGCGTTCCATACCCTGGTGGTGGAAGGAGAGGTCCTGGGCCAGCTGCAGTACGAAACGAGCCGGGGCAACTTCCTGGGGCGCAACCGCACCGTCCACAATCCCCAGGCCCTAGAGAAGCCCCTCGGGGGCAGTACGGGTACGGTGCTGGATCCCATTTTCAGCCTGCGGCACCGGGTACGGGTGCCGGCGGAAGGAGCCGTTACCATCACCTGGCTCTTCGGCTACGGGGAAAACCGGGAACAGGCGCTGGCATTAGCCCGCAAGTACCGGAAAGGGGAAATGCGCCTCAGGGCTTTTGAGATGGCCCAATCCCGGAGCCAGATCGAAGCCAATTTCCTGGCTTTAACGGCGGAAAGAATTGCTCTATACCAGGATTTGATTCCCTACTTTCTATTTCACAACCCCTTGCGGGTCAAACATGGGCATGAAATCGCCCAAAACCGGAAAGGCCAGCCGGCCCTTTGGGCGTACGGCATCTCCGGGGATCATCCCCTGGTCCTGGTCACCGTCGCCACCCGGGAAGGCATCGGTCCGGTCCGGGAAATGTTGAAAGCCCATGAATACTGGCGCATGAAAGGGCTCACCGTGGACCTGGTGATCCTAAATGAAGATCAAAGCCAGTACTTCCAGCCCCTGCAGGAACTGCTGCAGGAGACGGTGGCCGTGGGGTATGCCAAGCACTGGTTGGACCGGCCGGGAGGAATTTTTCTCCGCCAGGCCCGGGTCATGCCCGGTGAGGACCGGCAGCTTCTGTACGCGGTGGCGGCGGTGGTCATTGATGCCGGTAAACCCCTGGCCGCCCAGCTGCGGCTGCCCCAGCGGGAACTGCCTCCCAGGAAGCAGTTCGTGAAAGCCGCCCTTCCCTATGAAAAACAGGAGGAACCCCTGGACCTGCAGCTGTGGAACGGCTACGGGGGCTTCAGTCTTGACGGCAAGGAATACGTGATCCGGCTGCGGGAGGGTACCACCACCCCGGCACCCTGGATCAACGTCGTTGCTAACCCTGGTTTCGGTTTCCAGATCTCCGAAAGCGGGGCCGGGTTCACCTGGGCGGAAAACAGCCGGGAAAACAAGCTCACCCCCTGGTCCAATGATCCCGTTTCGGATCCGGTGGGGGAAGCAGTCTACCTGCGGGACGATGAGACCGGGGCGCAATGGAGCATCACGCCCCAGCCCCTGCGGGACGATGCCCCGTATACGGTCCATCACGGATTAGGCTACACCCGTTTCCATCATCACAGCCGGGGTCTGGATCAGGAGCAGATTATGTTCGTGCCCCTCCGGGATCCCGTAAAAATCACCCTGGTGCGTTTAACGAACCGGACCCCGGAACAACGGCAGCTCAGCTTGTACTATTATTTGCGGCCGGTGTTGGGGGTGACCGATGAGGTGACGGCACCCCATATTGTGACCGGCTATGATGAGGCGGAGCAGGTTATCTCCGTCCGCAACCCGTACAACACCGATTTCCCCCAGCGCATTGCTTTTGCGGCGGCATCGGAACCTATCGCTTCTTACACCGGAGACCGCTTAGAGTTTATCGGTCCCGGGGGCACCCTGGCGGCGCCGGAAGCCCTTACACGAGAGCACCTGTCCAACCGGGTGGGCGCCGGTTTGGATCCCTGTGTGGCGGTGCAGCTTCCAGTGCACCTCCAACCGGGAGAGCAGAAGGAGATCGTCCTGTTGCTCGGGCAGGCGGGCACCTATGAGCAGGTGAAAGAAATTGTGGGCCGGTACAGGGACGTCCAGGCGGTGCAGCATGCGTTACAGGAAGTGCGGTCCTACTGGGAGACCACCCTGGGGGTTATTCAGATCAGGACTCCCGATCCTTCCATGGACCTGTTGATGAACTGCTGGCTCATGTACCAGAATATCGCCTGCCGCCTGTGGGCCCGTTCCGGCTTTTACCAGTGCGGCGGGGCCTACGGCTACCGGGACCAGCTGCAGGACAGCTTGAATGCCATCTATATCTCCCCGGAGTTGACCAAGAGGCAGTTGCTCTTGCATGCGGCCCATCAGTTTAAAGAAGGCGACGTGCTGCACTGGTGGCATCCTGGCGCCGGGGACCGGGGAGTCCGCACCCGGTTTACCGACGACCGGCTGTGGCTGCCCTATGTGCTCCTGGAATACCTGGAGCGCACCGGGGATTACGGCATCTTGCACTTGGAAGCCCCCTATTTGGAAGGGGACGAACTGCCGCCGGGAGAGGACGAAAGATACTTCACGCCCCGCTTGTCCATGGAAACCGGCACCCTCTACGAACACTGCCTGCGGGCTATTGAGATCAGCTTGAAATTCGGCCGCCACGGGCTACCCCTGATAGGCTCCGGTGACTGGAACGACGGGATGAGCACCGTCGGCAACCGGGGGCAAGGGGAAAGCGTCTGGCTGGGCTGGTTTATCTATTATATCCTGAAGAAATTTGTACCCGTCTGCCGGCGGATGGAGGATGAAGAACGAGCCCGCCGGTATGAGGAAATAGCCTTCAAGCTGGGGGAAGCGCTGGAAAGAGAAGGATGGGACGGCGCCTGGTACCGGCGAGCCTACTTTGATGACGGTACACCTTTAGGTTCCGCCGTCAACAGTGAATGCTCCATAGACTCCCTGGCCCAGTCCTGGGCGGTGATTGCCGGAAACCGGCGGGTCGAACGGCGAGAGACCGCCATGGCGGCGGTGGAACAAAACCTGGTGGACCGGGATTTGGGCCTGATCAAGCTCTTCACCCCGCCCTTTGAAAACGGGGATCTGGAGCCCGGCTACATTAAAGGCTATGTGGCCGGGGTCAGGGAAAACGGCGGCCAGTACACCCATGCCGCCGCCTGGGTGATTAAGGCCTTCGCCATGCTGGGGCAGGGAGACAAAGCCGGGGAACTCTTTCACATGATCAACCCCATCAACCATGCCCGTACCCCCATCGAGTGTACGGTTTACAAGGTTGAGCCTTATGTGGTGGCGGCGGATGTGTACAGCGTCAGTCCCCAGGCCGGTCGGGGCGGCTGGACCTGGTATACCGGAGCCGCCGGGTGGATGTACCGGGTGGGGCTGGAAGACATCCTGGGCTTCCGGGTCCAGGGGGACAAGCTGTTTCTCAATCCCTGCGTGCCCCGGAACTGGCCCGGTTTTGAAATCAACTACCGCTACGTCAACACGTGTTACCATATTGTGGTGGAAAACCCCCACGGGGTTAACGGCGGCGTGAAGGAAATCATCCTCGACGGGCAGCCGGTGACCGGCGGGGTGCCGCTGGTGAATGACGGGAAGACCCACCGGGTCCAAGTGGTGCTGGCGGGGTCCCGTGCTCCCGCCGGTGCGGGCGGAAAAAGCAAGAGTTAG
- a CDS encoding rubrerythrin family protein produces MEKRELTVENVTGETKGTELERVVKQNFTGETTEAGLYLAMARLAQREGYPEIAEVLKTIAWEEAEHAARFAELNGMIQDNLWENLKEMLEGETFANKGKKEAADKAAALGLETARDYFNESAKDEARHARMLEGILNRYYRG; encoded by the coding sequence ATGGAGAAAAGAGAATTGACGGTGGAAAACGTCACCGGTGAAACCAAGGGCACGGAGCTGGAAAGGGTGGTCAAGCAAAACTTTACCGGTGAAACCACTGAAGCCGGTCTGTACCTGGCCATGGCCAGGCTGGCCCAGCGGGAAGGCTATCCCGAAATCGCCGAAGTGCTAAAAACCATTGCTTGGGAAGAAGCAGAGCATGCGGCCCGCTTTGCCGAGTTGAACGGCATGATTCAAGATAACCTGTGGGAGAATCTAAAAGAAATGCTCGAGGGGGAAACCTTTGCCAATAAAGGGAAAAAAGAAGCCGCCGACAAAGCGGCGGCTCTGGGATTGGAAACGGCCCGGGACTATTTCAATGAATCCGCTAAAGATGAAGCACGGCATGCCCGGATGCTGGAGGGCATCTTGAACCGGTATTACCGCGGCTAG
- a CDS encoding ATP-dependent RecD-like DNA helicase gives MEATVLTGTVKHIVYQSEDGTFTVARFKTGEETITIVGALCGVQKEQELRIWGTPKTHPKYGDQLQVERFEVLLPSGREQLIDYLVSHVKHVGEKRAAAIVEALGEECLKVIVEQGPGALAGVQGISEELAAEIYQTLANNLELQYVLSALLPYGLTANMVVKAYQAWGFSAVSAVKENPYLLAEITSIGFFRADLIAKNLGIPADAAIRLQAALKHLLMEAEGQGHCFLPREELLTRMQSLLNQRDETLRHKHREALEVLLFNRELAGEGDRVYLRRLYEAEERVARQVKRLCYPKPTASPEKVLECVELYEAETGLALAEEQIAAVRAVMETGLCILTGGPGTGKTLTVNAVITVLRMLQEDAKVILASPTGRASQNLAEVTGEEAGTIHRLLGIRPGEGLEHDASNPLDCDLLVVDEVSMLDISLAAMLFDAVDPVKTRVLLVGDADQLPSVGPGNVLQDLIAAGVPTVRLSHIFRQAASSQIVSNAHRVNRGESLIIDPGKGDFYFLEHDDPEAIALIIKKAALKFLELGYGLKDLQVLSPMHKGPIGTKALNRILQEALNPPHPQARQVQVGQEVYREGDRVMQLKNNYQKQVFNGDVGFIREIVLPDPEAGLDLEVLVEIRGEMVPYTRDEILEELSLAYCMTVHKAQGGEVPVVIMPVSTQHYIMLARNLLYTAITRAKEKVVLVGTRRALARAIANNKTTLRYTALAEKIRSFA, from the coding sequence ATGGAAGCAACTGTTCTGACCGGTACCGTAAAACATATCGTCTATCAATCCGAGGACGGCACCTTCACCGTGGCTCGTTTCAAGACCGGTGAGGAGACCATCACCATTGTCGGTGCCCTTTGCGGGGTCCAGAAAGAGCAGGAGCTCCGCATCTGGGGCACGCCGAAGACTCATCCTAAATACGGGGATCAGCTCCAAGTGGAACGGTTTGAAGTGCTGCTGCCTTCCGGCCGGGAGCAGCTGATCGATTACCTGGTTTCCCATGTCAAACACGTGGGTGAGAAAAGAGCCGCCGCCATCGTCGAGGCATTAGGGGAAGAATGCCTGAAAGTCATCGTGGAACAAGGGCCCGGCGCCCTGGCGGGGGTGCAGGGGATTAGTGAGGAGCTGGCGGCGGAAATCTACCAAACCCTGGCCAACAACCTGGAACTCCAGTATGTATTGTCCGCGCTGCTGCCCTACGGGCTGACCGCCAATATGGTGGTAAAAGCCTATCAAGCGTGGGGCTTTAGCGCTGTGAGTGCCGTCAAGGAGAATCCTTATTTACTGGCGGAGATTACTTCCATCGGCTTTTTCCGGGCGGACCTTATTGCTAAGAACCTGGGGATCCCGGCCGATGCCGCCATCAGGCTGCAAGCGGCTTTAAAGCACCTGCTGATGGAGGCGGAAGGACAAGGTCATTGTTTCTTGCCCAGGGAGGAGCTGTTGACGCGGATGCAGTCTCTCCTCAACCAAAGAGATGAGACTTTGCGGCACAAACACCGGGAGGCACTGGAGGTGCTGCTGTTTAACCGGGAACTGGCGGGAGAGGGGGATAGAGTGTACCTGCGGCGCCTCTATGAGGCGGAGGAAAGAGTAGCCCGGCAGGTCAAAAGGCTGTGCTATCCCAAGCCCACGGCGTCGCCGGAAAAAGTCCTGGAGTGCGTGGAACTATATGAAGCGGAAACCGGCCTCGCCCTGGCGGAGGAGCAGATAGCCGCGGTGCGGGCGGTGATGGAAACGGGGCTTTGCATCCTGACCGGCGGCCCCGGGACGGGCAAGACGTTAACCGTCAACGCGGTCATTACGGTGCTGCGCATGCTGCAGGAAGACGCTAAAGTAATCCTCGCCAGCCCCACCGGTCGGGCCAGCCAGAACCTGGCGGAGGTGACCGGGGAGGAGGCGGGCACCATCCACCGGCTCCTGGGGATTCGCCCGGGCGAAGGCCTGGAGCATGATGCCTCCAACCCCTTGGACTGCGATCTGCTGGTGGTGGATGAGGTGTCCATGCTGGATATTTCCCTGGCAGCCATGCTGTTTGACGCCGTAGACCCGGTGAAAACCCGGGTGCTGCTGGTGGGCGATGCGGACCAGCTGCCCAGTGTGGGACCGGGTAACGTCCTCCAGGATTTGATTGCAGCCGGGGTCCCCACTGTGCGGCTCAGCCACATTTTCCGGCAAGCGGCTTCCAGCCAGATTGTCAGCAACGCCCACCGGGTCAACCGGGGGGAAAGCTTGATCATTGACCCCGGCAAAGGAGACTTCTATTTTCTAGAGCATGACGATCCGGAGGCTATCGCCCTCATCATTAAGAAGGCGGCCTTGAAGTTTCTGGAACTGGGGTACGGTCTCAAGGACCTGCAGGTGCTGTCCCCCATGCACAAGGGGCCCATCGGTACCAAAGCCCTGAACCGGATTTTGCAGGAAGCATTAAACCCGCCCCATCCCCAGGCCAGGCAAGTGCAAGTGGGACAGGAGGTGTACCGGGAAGGGGACCGGGTGATGCAGCTCAAGAATAATTACCAGAAACAAGTCTTCAACGGGGATGTGGGCTTCATTAGAGAGATAGTCTTGCCCGATCCGGAAGCGGGACTGGATTTGGAAGTGCTGGTGGAAATACGGGGGGAAATGGTGCCCTATACCAGGGATGAGATTTTAGAGGAGTTGTCCCTGGCCTACTGCATGACGGTGCACAAAGCCCAGGGGGGAGAAGTGCCCGTTGTGATCATGCCGGTCAGCACCCAGCATTACATCATGCTGGCCAGGAATCTGCTATATACCGCCATTACCCGGGCCAAAGAGAAAGTGGTACTGGTGGGCACCAGGCGCGCGCTGGCCAGGGCTATCGCCAACAACAAAACGACCCTCAGGTATACCGCACTGGCGGAGAAGATACGATCATTTGCCTAA